A genomic stretch from Engraulis encrasicolus isolate BLACKSEA-1 chromosome 12, IST_EnEncr_1.0, whole genome shotgun sequence includes:
- the c3ar1 gene encoding C3a anaphylatoxin chemotactic receptor encodes MGNIYYYDYTNMSSNSTDNYMTPAEGEYYDYANMTSEEEEATAAATAVKIISITIYSLTFLLGVPGNAFVLWIAGLKMKRTVNVAWFINLAAADFLCCLSIPFSISDTVLDSRWPYGTAMCKVITPFVILSMFASVFTLALIGLDRLALVVTPVWAQNHRSLGLAWGLCGLAWFLALMLSLPAMVLKAAVTHPYTNVTHCTYAIHEDDELSKAIVGRMQMARFLLGFVVPLLVIVSCYTLITLRVRSSSFRAKRAFKIIVAVVVAFFVCWLPYHALGLAREYGQEDEDGEVVFLLDQLSIALAYVNSCLNPLLYVFMGQDFKEKVRLSLRRILENAFSEDATHSTSTTRSKVTQSRITSSSAQV; translated from the coding sequence ATGGGCAACATTTATTATTACGATTATACCAATATGTCTAGTAACTCAACTGACAACTACATGACACCTGCTGAAGGGGAATATTACGACTATGCAAACATGacctcagaggaggaggaggccactgCGGCCGCCACTGCCGTGAAGATCATCTCCATCACCATCTACAGCCTAACCTTCCTCCTGGGTGTGCCGGGCAATGCCTTCGTCCTGTGGATCGCCGGCCTGAAGATGAAGCGTACGGTGAACGTCGCCTGGTTCATCAACCTCGCCGCCGCCGACTTCCTGTGCTGCCTCAGCATCCCCTTCTCCATCTCCGACACCGTGCTCGACTCCCGCTGGCCCTACGGCACGGCCATGTGCAAGGTCATCACGCCCTTCGTCATCCTCAGCATGTTCGCCAGCGTCTTCACCCTGGCGCTGATCGGTCTGGATCGCCTGGCCCTGGTGGTGACTCCGGTCTGGGCCCAGAACCACCGCAGCCTGGGCCTGGCGTGGGGGCTGTGCGGGCTGGCCTGGTTCCTGGCCCTGATGCTCAGCCTGCCCGCCATGGTCCTCAAAGCCGCCGTCACCCATCCGTACACGAACGTCACCCACTGCACCTACGCCATCCACGAGGACGACGAGCTCTCGAAGGCGATCGTGGGTAGGATGCAGATGGCCCGCTTCCTGCTGGGGTTCGTCGTCCCCCTGCTGGTCATCGTCAGCTGCTACACCCTCATCACTCTCCGGGTGAGGAGCAGCAGCTTCCGGGCCAAGAGGGCCTTCAAGATCAtcgtggcggtggtggtggccttCTTCGTGTGCTGGCTGCCCTATCACGCCTTGGGGCTCGCCAGGGAGTATGGCCAGGAGGACGAGGATGGGGAGGTGGTGTTTCTCCTGGACCAGCTCAGCATCGCCCTGGCGTACGTCAACAGCTGCCTCAACCCGCTGCTGTACGTCTTCATGGGCCAGGACTTCAAGGAGAAGGTGCGTCTGTCTCTCAGGCGCATCCTGGAGAACGCGTTCAGTGAGGACGCCACACACTCGACGTCAACGACGCGCTCCAAAGTGACTCAGTCGCGCATCACTTCCTCCTCAGCGCAGGTGTAG